In one window of Branchiostoma floridae strain S238N-H82 chromosome 14, Bfl_VNyyK, whole genome shotgun sequence DNA:
- the LOC118430906 gene encoding uncharacterized protein LOC118430906 produces MAERQKLNKQYKDLKCYGWMAALLAAGGAAAIIVCGIYIVKPMVETNSLEFQPTTCTTTTSSLTGQWIDCSCGRSCTSSFPCLRMTVTYEGSTNGNASSVSAVLFDTEQRLNSDGNNAQNRQCVYAPCERPVGINVNQREVQRFNETYAPGKNYSCLYHPDAPTKVILKRLFTWNDMFHSMLWSSIGFVIFACITLYILGECKKVKDKMRSVQVPAPAVSATAQPGHFLPPQAMASGQYLPPPPTYPGVQSGDSLPMQPAPPPQNLYDTNYSNFSQQKTGFTYN; encoded by the exons ATGGCCGAAAGGCAGAAACTAAACAAACAGTACAAGGATTTGAAGTGTTACGGTTGGATGGCAGCACTCCTGGCGGCGGGTGGGGCGGCCGCCATCATCGTTTGCGGAATCTACATCGTCAAACCTATGGTGGAAACCAACTCTCTCGAGTTCCAACCCACAACCTGTACTACGACAACGAGCTCTCTCACTG GACAATGGATTGATTGCAGTTGCGGCAGAAGTTGCACTTCCAGTTTCCCCTGTCTGCGCATGACCGTGACGTATGAAGGAAGCACCAATGGTAACGCCAGCAGCGTCAGCGCTGTTCTGTTCGACACTGAACAAAGGCTGAATAGTGATGGGAACAACGCGCAG AACCGTCAGTGCGTGTACGCACCTTGCGAAAGGCCCGTAGGTATCAACGTTAACCAAAGAGAGGTGCAACGTTTCAACGAGACCTACGCCCCAGGGAAAAACTACTCGTGTCTGTATCACCCAGACGCGCCCACG AAAGTCATTTTGAAGCGACTGTTCACGTGGAATGACATGTTCCACTCCATGCTGTGGAGTTCTATCGGTTTCGTCATCTTTGCCTGCATCACCCTGTACATCTTGGGCGAGTGTAAGAAAGTCAAGGATAAGATGCGTTCCGTGCAAGTGCCAGCACCGGCTGTGTCAGCTACGGCCCAGCCGGGgcacttcctcccaccacaggCAATGGCTTCCGGACA GTACCTTCCACCGCCACCGACCTACCCTGGAGTACAGTCCGGTGACTCGCTGCCCATGCAGCCTGCACCCCCGCCCCAAAATCTGTACGACACCAACTACTCTAACTTCTCGCAACAAAAGACAGGATTCACATACAACTGA
- the LOC118430904 gene encoding uncharacterized protein LOC118430904 produces the protein MATSVVITWGVQVLADSGSYQSVLGTFSRVLLGFRKTGLPKMDERRKLHKQYKDLKCYGWMAALLAAGGAAAIIVCGIYIVKPVVETNSLEFKHTTCTTTGSSLTGQWIDCSCGRSCSSSFPCLRMTVTYEGSTNGNTSSSSSAVLFDTEQRLNDDGNNAQNRQCVTAPCERNSRDNQREVLRFNETYAPGKNYSCLYHPNARTKVLLKRLFTWDDMFHSMLWSSVGFVIFAFITLYIMGECKKVKDKMRSVQVAAPAVSAAQPGHFIPPSTASGLPPPPAYPGVQSGDSLPMQPPPPSQNLYDTKYSNFSQQQSGLTYS, from the exons ATGGCAACAAGTGTCGTCATCACGTGGGGCGTACAGGTACTAGCCGACAGTGGGTCATACCAGTCTGTGCTCGGCACATTTTCTCGTGTGTTGCTGGGCTTCCGGAA GACTGGACTCCCCAAGATGGACGAAAGGAGGAAGTTGCACAAACAGTACAAGGATTTGAAGTGTTACGGGTGGATGGCTGCACTCCTGGCGGCGGGTGGGGCAGCCGCCATCATTGTTTGCGGAATCTACATCGTCAAGCCTGTGGTGGAAACCAACTCCCTTGAGTTCAAACACACAACTTGTACTACGACTGGGAGCTCTCTCACTG GACAATGGATTGATTGCAGTTGCGGCAGAAGTTGCAGTTCCAGTTTCCCCTGTCTGCGCATGACTGTGACGTATGAGGGGAGCACCAATGGTAacaccagcagcagcagcagcgcCGTGCTGTTCGACACTGAACAAAGGCTCAATGATGATGGGAACAACGCGCAG AACCGTCAGTGCGTGACAGCACCATGCGAAAGGAactcacgtgacaaccaaagaGAGGTGCTGCGCTTCAACGAGACCTACGCGCCTGGGAAAAACTACTCATGTCTGTACCATCCAAACGCGCGCACG AAAGTTCTTCTGAAGCGACTGTTCACTTGGGATGACATGTTCCACTCCATGTTGTGGAGTAGTGTCGGGTTCGTCATCTTTGCCTTCATCACCTTGTACATCATGGGAGAGTGTAAGAAGGTCAAAGACAAGATGCGTTCCGTACAGGTAGCAGCACCGGCTGTGTCCGCGGCCCAGCCGGGGCACTTCATCCCACCATCAACGGCCTCAGGGCTTCCACCACCCCCGGCCTACCCTGGAGTACAGTCCGGTGACTCACTGCCCATGCAACCCCCACCCCCGTCCCAAAATTTGTACGACACCAAATACTCTAACTTCTCTCAACAACAGTCAGGATTAACATACAGCTGA
- the LOC118430780 gene encoding uncharacterized protein LOC118430780: MDREKMKEKDDANKRTCICMGWTVFAGCMAACCATGLIVCGAVIAAPVIETKSLEFQETTCTTNMSYFTGQYIDCGCGKNCRSEYPCMRMTVTYVANNVTYDAVLFDTESRLSSDGDNAENRQCVTAPCIRDREDGRAEVLKFNDTYAPGQSYTCLYHPDRPTKVLLTRLFTYDAMFHSMLWTSIGTFIFTVLMIYCWYECCQAKKKACSIHVPVSVPPQAPGAQPGYFITQPPAYSAGGENLQMQPPPQNLYSSEKSGYTYT; the protein is encoded by the exons ATG GATCGtgaaaagatgaaagaaaaagatgatGCGAATAAGAGGACATGCATTTGCATGGGTTGGACCGTGTTTGCCGGGTGCATGGCGGCATGTTGTGCTACTGGTCTCATCGTCTGTGGGGCGGTCATCGCCGCACCGGTCATAGAGACCAAATCTCTGGAGTTCCAGGAGACAACCTGCACCACCAACATGAGTTATTTCACTG gGCAGTACATTGACTGTGGCTGTGGTAAGAACTGTAGGTCCGAATACCCCTGTATGCGCATGACCGTGACGTATGTTGCAAACAACGTCACATACGACGCCGTGCTGTTCGATACGGAATCAAGGCTGAGCAGTGATGGTGACAATGCCGAG AATAGGCAGTGCGTTACGGCGCCATGCATCAGGGATAGAGAGGACGGTCGTGCAGAAGTGCTGAAGTTCAACGACACCTACGCTCCTGGACAATCCTACACGTGTCTGTACCATCCGGACAGACCAACG AAAGTCCTGCTCACCCGACTGTTCACCTATGACGCCATGTTCCACTCCATGCTGTGGACCAGCATCGGGACCTTCATCTTCACCGTCCTCATGATCTACTGCTGGTACGAGTGTTGCCAGGCGAAGAAAAAGGCGTGCTCTATTCACGTACCCGTCTCGGTACCACCGCAAGCACCGGGGGCACAGCCCGGGTACTTCATCACCCAGCCGCCGGCGTATTCGGCTGGAGGCGAGAACCTACAGATGCAACCCCCACCACAAAACCTGTACTCCTCGGAAAAGTCAGGGTACACATACACCTAG